The Alkalibacter rhizosphaerae genomic sequence ACCGATCGCTTTCGTCTGTTCGAAAAACTCTTTTTGCCTTTCCTTCATACAACATCTCGAATTTTTTCATGGGTTCCTCCTCTACCGGAAATATGCCGCGCCGGATTCAAACAACTGCTGGTCAAAAGGTCCTGGAATGTTTTTATACAAGCCCCTTCCGATCCGTTCGGAATGACCCATTTTCCCCAGGATCCGTCCATCGGGACTGGTGATGGCCTCCACTGCCCAGTCGCTTCCGTTGGGATTGTCCCCCTCGTAGCGGATTGCGATCTGTCCTTGTCGCGCCAGGTTCTCCAACACGTATTCCTTGGCGGCAAATCGTCCTTCTCCATGGGATATGGGGGTGGAGAACACGTCACCCACTTCTACCCTGCTCAACCAGGGGGACAGGTTGGACGTCACTTTGGTTCGGACCATGGCGGAGATATGCCGACCGATGTGGTTGAAGGTCAGGGTAGGATCCGTTGGCTGGATGTCCTGGATCTGTCCGTAGGGCAGCAAGCCCAGTTTGATCAATGCCTGAAAGCCGTTGCAGATGCCCAGGATCAATCCGTCCCCTTCTTCCAACAAGGTCGCCACACTATCCTTCAACCGGTTGTTGCGAAATACGGCGGCGATGAATTTTGCAGAACCTTCCGGTTCGTCTCCGGCGCTGAAACCTCCGGGAAACATCAACATCTGAGAATTTTCAATGGCTTGGGCCATCCGTTTGATGGATTCGTCCACTTCCTTCGGGCTCTGGTTTCGGAAGACCATGCTTTCCACTTCTGTGCCGGCACGTTCAAAGGCCCGAATGGTGTCAAATTCGCAATTGGTCCCCGGAAAAACGGGGATGAATACTTTCGGCCTTCTCGTCAGGACCGCTGGCTTGTTGATATTGCCGAGGCTCCATAGGGTCTCCGGCTTTTCCTCCACCGGCAAATGACTTTGAGGATAAATGGACATCAGCGGATTTTCCCATGCCTGGAGAAGGACAGAACCGTCGATCATCTCTTCGCCATACATCACTTTATGGTCGGGAATGGTCCTGCCCGCTTCCTGTAGTCCTGCCTGTCGGAAAGCTTCTTTCAGTCGGCTGCCTTTTTCCGCGTCCACTTCCAGCACCAAACCGCCCAGCTGAAATCCGTAAAGGTCCTGATCGGTCCATGTTTCATTTATTTCCACGCCGGTTCCGTTTCCGAAACTCATGACGGTCATTGCATGGGCCAGACCCTGCCATCCGATGGCTTTTGCCGAAAGGACGATCCCTTCCTCCATCCATTTTTTGATCATTGCATAGGACTTCAACAGCATCTTCCAGTCCGGCATCTGGTTTTCATCCCGGTCCGCCTTCAAGACCATGATAAGATTTCCATCCGACTTCCACTCGGGAGACACGATGTTTTCGATCCGGTCTGTGGCTACTGCGAAACTCACCAAGGTCGGCGGAACATGCAGATGTTCAAAACTGCCGGACATGCTGTCCTTTCCGCCAATGGCAGCCAATCCAAGCTGCTTTTGTGCATGGAAGGCACCCAATAGCGCCGCAAAGGGTTTCCCCCATTTTTTCGGATCCGTTCCCAATCGTTCAAAGTATTCCTGAAGGCTCAGCCGGATCCTGCCGACGTCCGCACCCATGGCCGCCATTTTCGCCACCGATTCCAAAACGGCATAGGCTCCCCCGTGAAAAGGACTCCACTTCCCGATCTCCGGCTGAAATCCGTAGGCCATCAAGGAACAGGTGGACGTTTCCCCTTTCAACACGGGAAGCTTGGCCGCCATGCCGTCCACCGGTGTTTTTCGATGTTTTCCTCCGTAAGGCATGAGGACCGTTCCGGCTCCGATGGTGGAGTCGAACATTTCCCCCAGTCCTTGTTGGGAGCAGCCGTTCAAATCTTGCAGGCGTTCTTTCAACCCTTTTTCCAGAGAACCACCCTTCCAGTTGGCTGTATCAAAAGGAAAGGCTTCCGGCGCAACAACCCGGATGGCTGCGGCTTGCTTCACGCCGTTGGTATCCAAAAAAGCCCTGCTGATATCAAGAACGGCCTTTCCTCTCCATTTCATGAGGAGCCGACCCGAATTCGTCACGGTGGCCACTTTGGTGGCTTCCACATTCTCCACGGCCGCCCATTCCATAAAGGCTTCCATGTCCTGGAGAGAGACCACCACGGCCATCCGTTCCTGGGATTCGGATATGGCCAGTTCCGTACCGTCCAGACCTTCATATTTCTTCGGCACTGCATCCAGATCGATCTCCAGGCTGTCCGCCAGCTCTCCAATGGCAACGGATACGCCGCCGGCACCAAAGTCGTTGCACCTCTTGATCATGGTGGAGACTTCCGGATGGCGGAACAACCGCTGGATCTTCCGCTCTTCCGGAGGGTTTCCCTTTTGGACTTCCGCTCCCGATTCCTGGATGGATTCCACCGTGTGGACCTTGGAAGATCCGGTAGCGCCTCCGCAACCGTCCCTGCCCGTCTTGCCTCCGATCAGCAGGACCACATCTCCGGGTCGGGGTTTTTCCCGAACCACGTTGGACTGGGGTGCCGCTCCGATGACCGCACCGATCTCCATCCGCTTTGCCAGATATCCGGGATCATAGATCTCTGCCACCTGACCGGTGGCCAAGCCGATTTGATTTCCGTAAGCACTGAAGCCTTTCGCCGCTTCCCTGCAGATCTTCCGCTGGGGCAGCTTCCCCTCCAGGGTGTCGTTGACGGGTGTTCTCGGATCTGCCGCTCCCGTGACCCGCATGGCCTGGTAGACATAGCTTCTTCCGGAGAGAGGATCCCGAATGGCCCCCCCAGACAAGTGGCCGCACCACCATAGGGTTCGATTTCCGTCGGATGGTTGTGGGTCTCGTTTTTGAACATCAACAGCCAGGGTTCCGTTTTCCCGTCTATGTCCACATCCACCACGATGCTGCAGGCGTTGATCTCTTCCGATTCGTCCAGGTTGTCCAGATTGCCCTTCTTCTTCTCCCATTTGGCATTGACCGTGGCCAGATCCATCAGGGAAGTAGGCCGTTCTTTTCCCGGGTAAAGGTCTTCCTTTATTTTCAGATACGCATCGTATGCCTGCTGGATCGCTTCTTGATAAGGACCCTCTTCAAATTCCACCTGGGTGATCTGGGTCAAAAAGGTGGTGTGGCGACAATGATCCGACCAGTAGGTGTCGATGACTTTCAACTCCGTCAAGGTGGGATCCCTTTTTTCCGTCCCGCTAAAATACCCTTGAACAAAGGTCAGGTCTTCCCTGCTCATGGCAAATCCCATGTCCTGCCGGTAGGCTTCCAGTTCTTCCGGCGACCAGGTCACAAAACCCTGGACGATCTTCACGTCTTCAGGAATTAGGGTTTCCATGTCCAAGGACGTTGGCATTTCCATGGAAGCTTCCCTGGAATCCACCGGGTTGATCAGATAGGTTTTCACCCGATCCAGGTCCTTTCCACTTACCTTTCCCTTCAAGATCACGATCCTGGCACTGCGCAAGGCAACATCTTTTCCGTGGGTCACCACCCGGATCCCCTGGGCGGCCCAATCCGCCCGCTGGTCGTATTGACCGGGCAGATATTCCATGGGGATGGCCTTCTCGTCACCGGCCAAGGGCAAGGAGCCCTCCCACACCTGGTCTGCATTTGGTTCCGACAAAACAGTGGATTTCACCAGATCCATTTCCTCCAGGTCCGCCGGGCTCAGATCGTATCGATTGACGATGCGTACTTCTTCCAGCCCCTTGACCCCCAAGGTGTCTTTCAGTTCTTTAAACAAGTGGGTGCTTTCTATATGAAAACCGTCCCGCTTCTCCACAAAAATCCTGCGAATCGATGCGTTCATAGTCGTTCCCCTTTAATTTTTATACATTCATCTTAAATTAAACGAACATTTTTTTCAAGTTTTTTATAATCATACGTATTTTTATTTTCCCGACCCAATGATATAATACATCCAGGAGGTGTCGATTTTGTATATCCAACACATTGGCCACAGCGGTTTTCTGGTTTCCCATAAAAAATTCGTCCTTCTCTTCGATTGCATCGATTCGTTGGATCTTTCTGCAATACAAGACAAGGAAATCATATTTTTCGCCAGTCATCAGCACAAGGATCATTACAACAAAGACTTGGCGGAGGAGTTGTCTGCCTTCCACACGACCTACATTTTGAGCAACGACATCGAAGCCCCCATCCCCCAGCAGGATCTGACCTGCCTCATGGCCCCTTACCAGGAAGTCACCTTGGGACCTCTCCATGTTCGTACTTTTTCCAGCACGGATCGCGGTGTTTCCTTTTATGTGGAGCTTCAAGGCAAACGATATTTTCACAGCGGCGATCTGAACTGGTGGCATTGGTCTCGGATGAATGACACTGAATTGGCCAAAGAAGAAGCAGATTTCAAGGCGGAGATCGAAAAGATCAAAGGCCTTCCCATTGATTTTGCATTCGTTCCTGTAGATCCCAGGTTAAAGGAACACGGTCTGTTGGCCGCCAATCACTTCGCCAAAATCCTTGGACCCACCTACCTGATCCCCATGCACTCCTTTGGGGAATACGAATATTATGAAAATTTGGAGTCCCGCCTGGATCTGGGCAGGACCAAGCTGATCCCTGCAACGATTTCAGGACAAAAAATATGGGAAGAGCAGGATTGATATCACTGCTCTTCCACGGTATAGAGGCGGTCTGCCTCTTCTTTTTTTACGTGCTCTTCCAATTTTTCCACACGGACCATCATGCTTCTTGGTCCCAGGGTGATATTGATGAGATCTCCCACCTTCAGTTCCGTTCCCGCCTTGGCCACTTGGCCGTTGACCTGGATCTTCCCTTTGTCGCAGGCTTCTTTGGCCAAGGTCCGCCGCTTGATCAGACGACTCGTCTTTAAAAATTTATCCAGCCGCAATCCGATTCCTCCTTTTGCACAAGAAAAAAGGGACTTTCCAGTCCCTGTTTGTCTTACTTGTTGATGGCGTCTTTCAGCGCTTTTCCTGCTTTAAATCCAGGTGCTTTGGACGCAGCAATGGTGATCTCTTCCATGGTTTTTGGGTTTCTTCCTTTTCTTTCCGCTCTTTCCCGTACATCGAAAGTACCGAATCCTACCAATGAGATCTTGTCTCCCTTTTGCAGTTCCTCTGTAACTACTTCAACAAAAGCATTCAGGGCTTTCTCACAATCTTTCTTTGCAATATCTGTCTTTTCCGCCATAGCAGCAATCAATTCCGCTTTGTTCATGGTTTTCCCTCCTGGTTTCTTATTGATTTATTGTTATATATGTCCCTATTCAGAGAATCGAAACATATTTGTTACCTTACTGTAGCTTCCTTTTGGCTTGTTGCCAACGTTCTTCCAGTGCCATCAGGTCCAGATCTTCCACCTGTCGGCCGGAAGCAATGATGTCTTCTTCCATGATCCGGAAACGATCCATGAATTTGTCCGTTGCCTTTTCCAGCACTTCCCGAAAATCCAGATGGAGCAAACGAATGACGTTGACCATGGAAAAAATCAAGTCGCCGGCTTCTTCAAAAACGTGGTCCGAATCGCCGGTTTCCATGGAGTCACCAAGTTCTTCCAGCTCTTCTGCCACTTTCTCCAAGGCATCTTTTGGGTCTTTCCAATCAAATCCCACCACCGATGCCTTCTTTTGCGCTTTTTCCGCCCGCAGATAGGCAGGAAAGTTTCTGGGGATGTCCAACATCTGGACATGGATCCGGTCGTATCCTT encodes the following:
- a CDS encoding MBL fold metallo-hydrolase, with amino-acid sequence MYIQHIGHSGFLVSHKKFVLLFDCIDSLDLSAIQDKEIIFFASHQHKDHYNKDLAEELSAFHTTYILSNDIEAPIPQQDLTCLMAPYQEVTLGPLHVRTFSSTDRGVSFYVELQGKRYFHSGDLNWWHWSRMNDTELAKEEADFKAEIEKIKGLPIDFAFVPVDPRLKEHGLLAANHFAKILGPTYLIPMHSFGEYEYYENLESRLDLGRTKLIPATISGQKIWEEQD
- a CDS encoding RNA-binding S4 domain-containing protein — encoded protein: MRLDKFLKTSRLIKRRTLAKEACDKGKIQVNGQVAKAGTELKVGDLINITLGPRSMMVRVEKLEEHVKKEEADRLYTVEEQ
- a CDS encoding HU family DNA-binding protein; amino-acid sequence: MNKAELIAAMAEKTDIAKKDCEKALNAFVEVVTEELQKGDKISLVGFGTFDVRERAERKGRNPKTMEEITIAASKAPGFKAGKALKDAINK